Proteins encoded in a region of the Sparus aurata chromosome 6, fSpaAur1.1, whole genome shotgun sequence genome:
- the glrx gene encoding glutaredoxin-1 — protein MAQEFVQTKIKGDKVVLFMKPTCSYCIKAKDVLSKYKFKPGHLEYIDISGRSDMDTMQDYFLELTGARTVPRVFIGEECVGGGSDVAALEESGKLKGMLQSIGALQ, from the exons ATGGCGCAGGAGTTCGTGCAGACCAAAATCAAAGGGGACAAGGTGGTGCTCTTCATGAAGCCCACGTGCTCCtactgcatcaaggccaaagacGTTTTGTCAAAATACAAATTCAAGCCTGGACATTTGGAGTACATTGACATCAGTGGACGCAGCGACATGGACACCATGCAGGACTATTTCCTGGAGCTGACGGGAGCCCGCACG GTACCGCGGGTGTTCATCGGTGAGGAGTGTGTCGGAGGCGGCAGCGATGTGGCGGCTCTGGAAGAGAGTGGTAAACTGAAGGGCATGCTGCAGTCCATCGGAGCCCTGCAGTGA